The DNA segment CACCCCAAATTGGGAGGTTACAGCAGCTTTCCAAGCTGGACCTCAGCCACAACGAATTCTCAGGCCCCATTGCTCCCGAACTCAGCCAATGCAAATCTTTGACCTTCATCGATCTTAGCCGAAACCAGCTCTCCGGCGAGATACCGAACGAGATGACTGGTATGAGGATTCTAAATTACCTGAACATTTCGAGAAACCATCTGGTTGGTAGCGTTCCTGCTTCAATAGCGACTATGCAAAGCTTGACCTCTGTTGATTTTTCGTATAACAACCTCTCTGGTTTGGTTCCGGCCACCGGCCAATTCGGCTACTTCAACTCCACGTCGTTTGTGGGCAACCCTGACCTCTGCGGTCCTTATTTGGGCCCTTGCAAGGAAGGGGTCACCAATGCTGCCGGCCAGGCGCACGGAAAAGGCCCCCTCTCTGGTTCTTTGAAGCTATTGCTTGGGATTGGGTTGCTTCTTTGTTCGATTATCTTCGCAGTGGCGGCAATCTTCAAAGCCCGCTCGTTGAAGAAGGCCAGCGAGGCTCGCGCGTGGAAACTGACCGCATTCCAACGGCTGGACTTCACGGCCGATGATGTTTTGGATTGCTTGAAGGAGGATAACATTATAGGGAAAGGTGGTGCTGGTATCGTGTACAAGGGATCGATGCCTAATGGTGAGCATGTCGCCGTGAAAAGACTACCGGTAATGAGCAGGGGTTCTTCCCATGACCATGGATTCAATGCGGAGATTCAGACCCTGGGGAAGATTAGGCACCGTCACATTGTGAGATTACTGGGTTTCTGCTCAAACCACGAGACCAATCTTCTGGTTTATGAGTATATGCCAAATGGGAGCTTGGGTGAAGTTCTCCACGGCAAGAAAGGGGGTCATTTGCTCTGGGATACTAGGTATAAGATTGCTGTGGAGGCTGCAAAAGGTCTTTGCTATCTTCACCACGACTGCTCGCCACTCATCGTCCATCGAGACGTGAAATCAAACAACATTCTGCTCGACTCCGGTTTCGAAGCACATGTTGCTGACTTCGGCCTGGCCAAGTTTCTGCAAGATTCGGGCACTTCCGAGTGCATGTCTGCAATTGCTGGCTCCTACGGATACATAGCCCCAGGTATGCTTTCAATTAAGTTTTGGTgcactcctttttctttttgtgatcGTGTTTCTTTATATACGtactaatttttgtttcaaagtcTTAATTATGTTCAGCTAGTGAAAAACaagacttttttattttgtctcGTATTGGGGTTTGATTGAGTTTCTACGTTATTGTGATAGTTGCTGTCTGTTTCATACGAGTTTTGACTCTTTAAGCCACAGAACCATAATTCTCGCATCTTATTTATGGTCGAGACTGTTTATTGTCGACAATcataagtaattttttatttttaaaaaaaaaaaaaacaattccatATGTCAATGTTCTGGGGTTGCATTGAGTTACAGTGTCATtagtatttctttttaaatggtAGATTGCTCAAGTTTGGTATTTTGTTTAAAGCAAAAATCAATGTTTCTTCATGCAGAGTATGCCTATACTCTTAAGGTCGATGAAAAGAGCGATGTCTACAGCTTTGGTGTGGTTCTCTTAGAACTGGTTACAGGCAGGAAACCAGTTGGGGAATTCGGGGATGGTGTGGACATAGTCCAATGGGTTCGAAAGATTACAGACTCAAACAAGGAAGGAGTCCTCAAAATTCTCGACCCAAGGCTACCTTCAGTTCCTCTCCAAGAAGTGATGCACGTATTCTACGTTGCAATGATGTGTGTTGAAGAGCAGGCAGTGGAGCGCCCAACAATGCGCGAAGTGGTTCAAATCCTAACCGAGCTTCCAAAACCACCGAGCTCTAAACAGGGAGACTCAACATATAACAACATAATCACAGAAttatcaccaccaccaccaggcACTGCCCTACACTCTCCAACCACCACAACAACCATAGACTCGAATGACAGCCAACACGCACCACCTCGATCACCACCACCTGATCTGCTAAGCATTTGAAGTGCTTTTGGTTCGTTGGAGATGATGGGAGTCGTTGTTCTGAATTCCAGGATTGTGCTAttagcttttatttttcagggttctttaatttttgttatcTGGAGGGTGGGTTTGGCCAGTTTGGTCTTAACTATTAAGGAGTTTTCACTTTTTCACAAAATGTTTAAAAGTTTGTGTATAGTAGTAGCAATTGGtgggtattttttttcttataccTCTACTCCTTATCATGTAGTAGTACTAGCTGGCGCTTCATCCTCTGCTATTTTGTGTATGGCAATTAGCTGTTACTGTTCTGGGCCTGATTCTTCATCGGCTAATGCTATTCATCAtactttcatcttatttttatttgactaagaaagatgtgacatattcattatcattagatgataaagaagtatataataaatgattatttaatagtgataaatgtgtTACATCTTAATGGAACGAAAATAGAATGATAATATGGTgcataaaattttctttcttcgtCACTGTAAACATCAAGTGGAGTGAGCCAGAGCGTTCTGAAGGTGTGCTTGTGAGGTGTGAGTGGGGGAAACTGAAGATGATTTAAATGGGTTGGGtattattatagaaaatatGTTCGTCGATATGAATGATAAACTGAAAGCCCCCAAGGGTGGACGATGGGTGCAGTCAAAGCCAGTCCTCCGAGACTGGTTTTCCTGATGCATATATACCGAGTGGAAACTGAAAGGCAGACTGTCTGACCAAATCGAGGGGCCCTTCATCGTGGAGTGGATTAAAAAATGGCAGTAAAAGTTTACCACTTTATAaccatgttatttttataacttatattataaaatattttatttaaaataaaatcgtGTAAAGAATTATTAAAAGGGTTGTATGTATCTTGTCAAAAGTTAGAATATTAAGAAGTTAATCTTACATTTCGTTTCGATTCAGAAAGcttataatttcattttattattataattttctttaatttttacataaaatataataaataatttaatttttttaaatcctatttaattttttcaaatttcaaaataataataatattttatttaacttttatcattCATTTAAAATCAATTCATCTCTTCCCTCAATTTAAATCAgccattaaaatatttattgagtatTTAGTATTATCTAAAAAAGGACATGAATAGTgaattatttcatatatctgtctcttatatttgaatttgagaatttttatgTACAAAAATAGTATAAATTTCGATATATGAAATCACTTTAAatgaactatatatttattaaaacgataaaagataaatttttaatatacatAGAGCATTACACTTTTTCTTCCctattatgtaaaaaaatagtTCATGTTATTTAGAAATTCTCATATGGATCCTTGTCAATACAAGGAACTTTTGAACTAACCTTCTACCCGCCAATGATAATGGGAATTGTAGGTACTGTGGGACGTTTTCTAAGGTAGACCCCACAAATGAGACTTGGCATATGCCCAACAGTGATTCACATGCAATGCAAAACGTTTGGATTGACACAGGCCCACCATCGTCTTCGCTCCTTGAAACTTTTGAATCTTGGCAACTTGTCCTGTCCAATAATGTCACAAATGCCTATCTTTTTTAATACAGCTAGGCTATATGGGGGTGTTTAGGTCATTTGGTAATCTTTCTTTAATAATTACTATCTAGAAAATGACGTTTGAGAAGAAATTCGATATTTTGGAGGCAACTTGCTCACTGAATATACAATGAGCCTCACGGGTCAGGTCTCTGATCTCTTTGAATTGTATATTCTAATTTATAGAGCAAGATCTtctataatttttagaatatttctaTGACACTTTCGAATTTCAACAATTGTTTGGataattacttataattttaaaataaaaatatttatcataattttacaACTCATAAAAAAACGcaacccatttttcttttcttaaaattatgaaaaattttatatagaaaGAAGGATTTAGAATCAGAATATATAGAATTCTAAAATGATGGGTTTTGCTTTTGtctttttagattaaaaaaatgaatttttttattcaaaggcTAGCTGAAAGATGGAAGGTCCATGTTTGATTTCATGGTATGAGAAGCCTATAAGGGTGATGGCGCGTCCCATCTCTGAGACTGCTCGGGGACTTGCTCATGAAAATTGTGTTGAGGTTCAGTCATCAGTGTTGTGGTGTCGTCTCTGACTGATGCTGTCTTTGTGTTGGGAGGGAATCTTCAATCTTCTAATCATATTTCACAGAATTTCAACCACATGCAGACGATGCACTGAGTGTACATTTCACGTACAATTTCTTTACTTCTTTTTTGGGTTTACGCAAAGCAGCATTCCTGCACCACCCCTTCCCTTTCAAAAGGGTTTTTCTtgatccttttcttttattttagttaatgttttatttgtttttgtttttgtttttatttttatactcaTGTGACGATGTTCCAAAAAAACCGACATGTTCTATATCTATAAGctatgttaagaatataatataaataaatgaatatatcttatattatattctaagcTTTATCCTTAATTTGATCTCATGTCTAGGATCTGAATTTTGGGGGGTCTATGGTTTTGTCCTTTAAACGCGGGCTTATCATTGTAAAAGTggaatcaaagaagaaaaacctaACTCGACCTACTCTTATTGACTGATCACGTACACTGACAATTAATCATTGAACAAAAAGTCCAACCTCGATCTTTTAAATTAACCTGAATTTGAATGAGAAAATAGCAGCTCCATGGATCTATCATTTCCTTAATTTGTGATCGATCATGATGAAATGGGACATAAAATTCACCCAAGAAACTCTGCATACAAAAtgaccaaaataaaataaaagagcaacATATTTTAGAAGGTGATCCCAATGTAAGAGATGACTGCATTAACTTAATTCCTTTTGAGAGGTTTTCGACTTTCGggtaaaaataaacatatataggttaaagttaaaaagttattGGATaactaaaggaaaagaaaacaaaatatttccCAACAGACAAACAACTTTTTACGAAAAATCTGTGAAAGCATGGGATTCCAACCTGTCTTCTGTCCAAAAGAAACATAACATGATCTTTTTGCTTGGAACTATATCATGCCCATATCAAATTATAGCCTCATGTTTCTTCTCATATTCGAATGATGATCGAGCTCGTTTCACTAAAGATATTTACTTGTCTTTTGTTATCTTTTTCagaaatattcatgacagaGCAAAAGAGatgtgaataaaattattaatgaaagCATAGAAAACATGATACATGGAACTATCTAAGTTTTTCTAGCATACTAGTgtcaagatataaaataaataataaaatctacgtctttttatcagtttaaatttttgaaagaagttgtgattttatatggtatcagagcaaaggTTTTGAGTTGAGTAGAGATCTTGAGTTTGAACCATGACTCTACACAATAACAAAAATgtcttttagtgacggtttggaATTAGTGACAGTCCCCAAACCATCACAAAACATCAGTTTTTGTAACGATTTATACAAACATTCACTAAAtccagatgagaattttgttgaCATTCGAATGTAGGCaaatttatgttcgaacattaAAGATATTTAAGTGCAAACGTAAAAATTTTTGGCacaaacgttcgaacgttagtaaGTGATGTTCGAGCGTTGGATAGAGTATTTGGTACtaaatatgaatataatttaaattttatgtaatttttaaatttgttagtacatactttgtgaacaattattataaatttaaaaaaattgaaatttgaaatgcagtgatttaatattaaagttgGATAATCTAACatgaaagaaaattgagaattgaAATTTGTAGACAAtagatacattaaataatattaacaatacatattttgtaaacaaaatacaaaagatAATAACATTTTGTAAACAACACTCAGAATGTCATGTTGTTCACAAATGTATGAAACTCCTCTGTAAGTGTCTCAATTTTTTGATTTATGATATTGATAAGATGGGCAATCTGTGTGATGGCCTGCTCTACATACGCGATCTGTCTATCAATCTGTCGGTCCATATGCATCGTCATCTTCGAGATCACTACATCAATCCAAGCTGGTCGGACATCCCCTGCAGATGCACCCATCGAGACAATACTCGCCTCATAACGAATCCTCTCAAAAATCCTACATGGAAAGTAGATCAGCTCTCCAAGTGCCACGCATATCAGGAATTGCATGCGAGCCCTGTTGAGCATGGTCTTATATGTCATAGGATCTAGATTGTTTGCAATAATAAGTTGTAACATGTAGAAGAAAGGCATCAGCTGATTCTGGTTGAAGGAGTTCTTCTTCTCCAGCTACTCCTGATCTCTACCAATGAGGATTTAGAAGTCCTCATCTCGGTCCTCAACATCAGGCTCGTCTATAGTGTCCTCAACCTCAACTGGGCTAGTAGATCATGCAAATGTGCCTACATTCATACGACCTGTGGCTGCTCTAGGTCCCGTTCTCTAGCCTGAGCAACTGGTCTAATCTCACCTGTCTCAGTTACCTAACAGATCTCAAGCAGGCCGGCGATAACATCTGCCGAGACCTCGAATAGTACACCACGTACAGTCACAGTGTGGGAGGATGCATCTTGAGGCATGGAGCACATCTCCATGTAAAACTCCCGGACCATTGAGGGGTAAACCTTCCCCATCAATGAGCACATCAAGACCCATCACGAAGATGTCTCTGAACTTCGTCTGCTCCCAGGTGAGCTCATCGAACTCATTGATTAATACTTCTCGTTCAGCCAGAACTGTTTGGGCTCCAAGCTGAGCAGTGTCTGAGTTGGCTTCCTCCCAACCTCGTTCCCTTGTTGTCAATAGATGAGCCATATCATGGATTAATAAGAACAAAACATTAGaaccataattataaatattttgtaataaaattaaaactgttactcataacgttcgaatgtttagacgtaaccattcgaacgttatCAGTAAAACTCGAACGTATAATACTAAGCATTCAAGGTTGATTGTTAAACTGGAAAACATTCGAACGTGTTTACGTTTAAACATTTGAACGTAATGAGAATTTATGCATGTGCAAACAGGAGAAATGTTACGTTTGAACAATTCCTacttaaacgttcgaacgtaagtGCATTGTTCGAAACTCAAAGGTTAACGTTCGAAAGAATACTACAACGTTTGAAGCCCAAGGGTCATCATTCGAGCATATTATACCAAGTTTGAACATGAGAGTAATATTTAAACGTTTTACGAAACATTTCAATGTTTATTGTGATTTGGAATGTAAAAGGTCTTACGTTCGAGCGTTATAAATATACATTTGGAACGCTATTAGGTTTCAAATGTATATCCTAAAGGTTCAAATGTTACTTAGtttcaacgttcgaacgtccaAGATGTTTTGAAACTCAACGGTTGTAACGTTCAAATTTTCTGtgtaatgttcgaatgttaagaCATAGAAATGACTTagtcaaatttcaaaatacacAACATTTGGCCAAAATTCAACATAGAAATGAAGTATAGACTTCAATGAAGGTTGTAGCCATTTGGCCATTGGCAACTCATGGTGGTCAAAAAATCAATTGGCAACTCATGGTGGTCAAAAAATCAAGCTAAAGTTTCTGCTACCAATGGAAACCGAAACTACCCCTACAACTAGGGTTTTTAGCTTCGAATGAGTTAAAGAGAAGAGACCTATCTGGTTTATGACAGATGTGATGGTCTTTGACATCAGCGGTGACGGATATCGAATGTGAGAAATGAGAAATGCAATGCTGTCATTGTCTTTTATACacgtaacattcgaacgttcattaCTTAATGTTTGAACTGAACGTTCGAATGTGACATTTAATGTTTCGAACGTATGATgcaaacgttcgaacatttacgTGACAAATTCGAACATAGCCATGTGTTTaaataagataatattatatataaataatatatataactaacgttcgaatgttactgTTGACATACATACATAACATTTAATGTTTAGAATGTACGATGAAAACGTTcaaacattatataatatattatagtatactatatatatatagtattagactatatatatacttatatttaaatatacttatttaaaataaaatagtaagtaaataaataatccactccattaagtatataaatattagtaaacaGTTTAGACATAATTACTAATTCTACCTAATATGTGCTTATTTTTGTAAGggattattaaaataaatcagcTTATACTAACTTAtactataaataataagaaataaatatgaattaaaatatttaacagtaGGTATCTATTAATAAATAACtaagatatataataaaatatataaaattatattttacataggTATCAATTACAATAACATTGATTTTGTATATGGCCTCTTAGGGAAATTATAAGTTTAGGAACTTAATTTAAGACTAAGGATAAATATgtgaatgattaaaatattaacatttaatatgataagaaatattTAATGAATTTAATAAGTATTTAGACATAATaactaattttaattaatatgtgcTTATACTTgtaagtaattaaaataaatcaacttaTATAAAGTTACATAATAAGTAACTAAGATATATACTAATCCGAgatcaataaatgaaatatttctcataGGATATTCCTAGCCAATCcaagatttaattaaaatactttgTTGCTTGTTGAAAAATCTGAAGCTTCTTTTCCataactaataattttttttttataaattaacaatgTCAAACAAATAGTAGTGTTATATTATTAAACTAGggagatattgtaaatatgcaaattatttaagtactaacattatcttttaaaattgctaatgtGGCTTAGTTAGAAATGTGATGATTCTGAAAATTTTttcctcattcatgtctatgctgctgctcacactaatgagcgtagtgagtggatggatcctgtcACTGCAGATAATTATATAAGCAgtgttaattttgttaaataaattatacaatatgtgaataatttattttttatttgtatttcttttaagagTAATTGTGCATTTTCTTTCTAATTGCTAGCAAAAATGATAGATATGCAGTCAGCTTTTGAAAAATCCTCTCCTAGTGATATTAATATATTCACGCAAGTGCTTGGAACCAA comes from the Carya illinoinensis cultivar Pawnee chromosome 8, C.illinoinensisPawnee_v1, whole genome shotgun sequence genome and includes:
- the LOC122318343 gene encoding leucine-rich repeat receptor-like serine/threonine-protein kinase BAM1 translates to MQLLLLLLLLLHLHIHPALSGGHIFPEYRALLSVKSSITEDPLSALSSWNASTSHCTWSGVTCQPSRRRVTVLDLSGLNLSGSLSPDLAHLSFLSNLSIAGNRFSGAIPAELSSLSALRVLNLSSNGFNGTFPSQLSLLKNLRVLDLYNNNMTGDLPLAVTEMPNLRHLHLGGNFFSGRIPSQYGQWEFLEYLALSGNELQGPIPREIGNLTNLRELYMGYFNMYEGGIPPEIGNLSELVRFDAASCNLSGEIPPEISRLQKLDTLFLQVNALSGPLTVELGNLVSLKSLDLSNNVFTGEIPASFAELKNLTLLNLFRNKLHGAIPEFIGDMPELEVLQLWENNFTRMIPQGLGKNGKLQLLDLSTNKLTGTLPPDMCFGNRLETLISLGNFLFGPIPESLGKCQSLSRIRMGGNFLNGSIPRGLFGLPNLTQVELQNNYLTGEFPDTDSIPASLGQISLSNNRLSGPLPPSIGNFSGVQKLSLDGNKFSGQIPPQIGRLQQLSKLDLSHNEFSGPIAPELSQCKSLTFIDLSRNQLSGEIPNEMTGMRILNYLNISRNHLVGSVPASIATMQSLTSVDFSYNNLSGLVPATGQFGYFNSTSFVGNPDLCGPYLGPCKEGVTNAAGQAHGKGPLSGSLKLLLGIGLLLCSIIFAVAAIFKARSLKKASEARAWKLTAFQRLDFTADDVLDCLKEDNIIGKGGAGIVYKGSMPNGEHVAVKRLPVMSRGSSHDHGFNAEIQTLGKIRHRHIVRLLGFCSNHETNLLVYEYMPNGSLGEVLHGKKGGHLLWDTRYKIAVEAAKGLCYLHHDCSPLIVHRDVKSNNILLDSGFEAHVADFGLAKFLQDSGTSECMSAIAGSYGYIAPEYAYTLKVDEKSDVYSFGVVLLELVTGRKPVGEFGDGVDIVQWVRKITDSNKEGVLKILDPRLPSVPLQEVMHVFYVAMMCVEEQAVERPTMREVVQILTELPKPPSSKQGDSTYNNIITELSPPPPGTALHSPTTTTTIDSNDSQHAPPRSPPPDLLSI